A window of Fibrobacter sp. UWT2 genomic DNA:
TGGCAGATTGATGTGCGTGCCCTTGCACGCCGCTAGTATTGTAGGGCTACGCCCGTATATGAAGAACCGCCGGCTTCGCCGGCGGGTCACTTTTTTGCTTTGCTAGGGGATATTTTTTATTTGGTGTAAATCTTATGCTCGGCCATATAGATAGCTAGGTAGTCGATGACGCCGGATTCTGCGCTTTTCGTGGCGCATCTTGCAAAATGTGGACTTTTTTTAAACAAAATGTTGTTAAAATCTCATCATATTGTTCAAAAATATTGTAAAACTATTGACTTTTAATTGCAAAAAGTGTAGATTTTTTATATATTCTCTGGAAAGGAGTGTGGTATGGGTGTATTGGAAACATTCAGGGCGGCGTGTGTCGCCTTATCTCTCGCGGCTGTTGCCGCATTTGCGGCCTCGGTCGCCGTTCACGATCCTTCCGTCATTGTGGTCTATAAGGACGCGGGCGGGAATTCGTATCCTGAAAACGATGCGGCCAAGTCGCGGATGAAGTATTATTACATATTCGGGACCATGAACGGGGCGGCATATTCCCGCGATATGCTGGACTGGACCCCGTTTACGCCGCAGCTTTCGAGGGGCGGCACGGTGTATGTCACTGGCAACGAGGCCAGGGACGATTACTACAGCGTGTTCAAGGCGGAAGCCGACTATGCGGAACATACGAATTCCGCGACCGCCAAGGGGAACTTGTGGGCGCCCGATATCGTGTGGAACAAGAAGCTGAAAAAGTGGTGCTTGTACTTTTCGATGGCGGGCGAGGACTGGAAAAGTTCCATTGTGCTCCTGACATCCGACAAGATCGAGGGGCCGTACGAGTACAAGGGTGCGGTCGTCTACGGCGGGATGGACAAGCAGACGGCGGGTTCTGCCGCCAATGCCGACTACGCGAAGGTGACGGGTTCTTCGACAATCGACGAGCGTTACTATATCGCAAGCAACGGTGTCACTAATTTGGGCAAGTGGGATGGCGGCTATGGTTCCAGCTGCATCGACCCGAACGTGTTCTACGACGAGGACGGAAACCTGTGGCTCCTGTACGGTTCGTGGAGCGGCGGGCTTTTCCTGGTCAAGCTCGATGAGTCTACCGGTCTCAGGGACTATTCGTACAAGTACGGGAACAACGGCGCGGCCAAGTGGAGCGGGACTTCGATGCTCGAGGACCCTTACATGGGTATCCACGTGGGTGGCGGTTATTATGTGAGTGGCGAGGGTTCGTACATCCAGTATTTCAAGGATGCGGATGGCAATGGCTACTACTACCTGTTCGTGAGTTACGGGTTCTATTCGCCCGAGGGCGGCTACACCATGCGCGTGTTCCGCAGCAAGGACGTGAAGGGGCCCTATGTCGATGTGGATGGGACTCCTGCGATTTTTGAAAAGTTTATCCTGAACTATTGGGGCAATACCGACCGCGGATTCCCGATTGTCGCGAATTACCGCTGGAGTTTCTGGGCCGAAGACCGTGCCGAAATTGCGGATGGGCACAATTCGCTGTTGCGCGACGACGATGGTGGCATGTACCTGGTTTATCACCGCAAGTTCAACAACCATACGGGTTGGCACAATGTCGAGACTCACCAACTGTTCTTTAACAGGATGGGCTGGATTGTGGCGGCACCTTTCGAGTATCACGAGGGTTACGGGCTACCGGCGCGTGCGCTCGACCGCAGCGATATCGCGGGCCCGTACAAGGTGATTATGCATAACCCGCCCAGGAACAACCCGCAGACCTGGGAAGATTCCGTGGCGGTGAACCAGGAACAGAACATGCAGCTCAATGCCGACGGTACGGTGACAGGCGCCTACACGGGAACCTGGGATTACGACTATGCGAAGGGTCGGAGCTACGTGACGCTTACTCTGGGTGGAACTGTCTACGAGGGCGTGGTGCTTGACCAGTTGCAGAACGATATGAGCAAGCGGACGCTTACGTTCTCGGCGATGAACAAGGCGGGGAACCGTGCCTTCTGGGGTTACCGTGTGCCGAAAACCGAAGTGCTGCAGGATGCCCGCTATTACGGCGACAGCGTGAAGGTTGTTGGGAAAAAGGACTTTAGCACGGCATGGGATGCCTATGACGAATTTGAGTCCGTGAAGGTAAGCGGAAACTTTGTCGCGGAATTTGAATTCAGGAACAAGGTAAAGAGCGGAGCCGAAAACTGGAACAACTGGGTGCTCGTCTTTAGGAACGGTGGCGACATGTGGTACCTGCGTGCCGACGGCTATTCCGTGGAAACGCTCGGTGGCGAAAATACGGTGCACTACTGGAATGCCTGGGGTGAAAACTGGGACGCCTTCAAGAAGATGTACGACGGTGCAAAAGTCCGCCTGCGTGCAGAAAAGGACGGCTACCTGATAAATGTGTATGCGTTCTTGCGCGGTGCGGCGAAGGATGGATCCGACTCGCTAGTGTATGCGGTTACGGCTACGGGGACACCGGTTGGTGATTACGAAATATTGCTCGGTGCCGATGCGGCGTCGTTCGAGTTGAGCCGTGTTGCGTACGGGACGCTTGAAAATCGCATCGTGGCGGGTACGATAAACGACGGTGGCGAATACAATGTAGCGTTCAATGCGCAGAAGACGGCTGAATACAAGGTTTCGGGCGACTTTAGCGCAACATTCCGCTTTATGAATTACGGGAACAAGCCGGTCTATGGGCTTGCCGATGCGAACAAGGTAAACAACTGGGACAATTACATTGTGCGTGCGACTGCCGGCGGGGCGACGACGCTGTTGCGTGCCGATGCCTTTGCGATGGATAACGCGGGGACGTTCGATTACGATTTCGACTGGAACTGGGACGATTTCGCTGGCATCATGCGCAACGCCGAAGTGGTGATGGATGTCTCGCGCGAAAAGGATGTCGTTACCTACTCGGCCCGCATCACGGCGCAAGATGGCAAGGCGTATCACTACAAGGCGGTAAACAGGGGCGCATCGACTGCCGAGATGTTGCTCGGGTTTACTTGTGAGAAGAGTGTGGTCGACCTGCTTTCGGTTTCCGTGAATAGCGTGGCGGGCGACAGCACGCAAATCCAGGTGGAAGATCCTGATTCTTCGACCACGTCGTTTGCGGTTCGCAATGGCGTTGAAACGGGACGCAGCCTGCAGGATATGCGTGGTGCGAAGGTTTACGATGTTCGCGGTCGCCTTCTGGGAACTGCGGACAGCCCGCGGGTAAAGGAAATGCGTTTGCGCAAGACCCGACAGCCCGTTTTTGCGAAGTAACAAAAGCACCGCAGGTGCCCACGAAGAAACTTGTTTTAACGCATACGCTCGCGTATGCGCGAGGCGAGCGTTGCTTGCCGAAGTTTTTTGTTGTGTTCCCGCCGTTGTCTATGGACAACCGGAAGTGTGGTGGTGAAGGTTTTATTTGGAGTGCCGGAGATATATTATAGGTGCAGGTTCCCGGTGGTGCGGGGGCCTGTAATTCAAAAAAAGGATTGGATGATGAAAAAGTTGTGGATGTTTGGGCTTTCGCTCGCGCTTGGAGTGGGCATGTCGCAGGCGGCTCGCCAGATGGAATGGCTGAACCGCGGGCTTGTGGCGGTTAAGACCGGCGGGGGCGTGTTCCTCAGCTGGCGCGTCCTTGGGACCGAGGGCTCCGAGACGGGCTTTAACCTGTACCGCGATGGCGAGAAAATCGCGAGCCTCAGCGGGACACAGGCGAGCAACTATACCGACGCGAAAGGGACAACCTCGAGCAGGTATTCCGTAAAGGCTGTCATAAACGGCAAGGAACTTGCATCTGACGAAGCCGTACCCGTGTGGGGCGAGCAGTTCTTGACAGTGAACCTGGACAGGCCTGCAGGCGGTAGCGACTACACCTACAGTCCCAACGATATTGCCGTGGGCGATGTGGATGGTGATGGCGAGTTCGAGTTGGTTCTCAAGTGGGATCCGAGCAATTCCAAGGACAATTCCCAGAAGGGAAAGACGGGCAACGTCATCATTGACTGCTACAAGATGAGCGGCAAAAAACTTTGGCGCATCGACCTAGGCGTAAACATCCGTGCGGGGGCGCACTACACGCAGATGCTCGTGGGTGACTACGATGGCGACGGCAAGGCGGAACTTGCCGTAAAGACAGCGCCGGGAACGAAGGATGCCAGCGGAAAGTACCTGAGCAAAGGCGCAGCGGCCAATGCGGCACATACTAGCGATTACCGCAATTCGAGTGGATACATTCTGACCGGTGACGAATACCTCACGGTTTTCAACGGTGAAACGGGACTTGAAATGGCGACCGTCGCCTATAATCCAGGGCGCGGTACGGTAAAGAACTGGGGCGACAGCTACGGGAACCGCGTCGACCGCTTCCTTGCGACAAATGCCTATCTCGATGGCAAGAAACCGAGCATGGTTTTCCAGCGCGGCTATTACACGCGCATGGCGCTCACGGCCTACGACTGGGACGGAAAATCGCTGACGCAGCGCTGGTACCACAATTCGGCGACGAGCGGCAAGGAATGCTACGGGCAGGGGAACCATAACCTTTCGGCGGGTGACGTGGATGGCGACGGATTTGATGAAATCATGCAGGGTAATTGCGCTATCGATCACGATGGCAAGTTCATGTACCGTGTAGGTTACGGTCACGGTGATGCAATCCACTTTGGCGATTTGGACCCCGACAACGACGGCCTCGAGGTTTGGCAGGTCCACGAGGAAAAGCCCTACGGCTACAACTTGCACGACGCACGTACTGGCAAGGTGCTTTTCTACGAAACCAGTTCGGGCGATAACGGGCGCGGTGTCGCGGGCGACGTCGATTCCAACAGCCGTGGACATGAACTCTGGTCTGCTGCAAACTGGAACACCTATACGGCTAAGGGGAAAATCTGGAAGGCCGACAAGCGCCCCGCCTACAACTTCCGTATCTACTGGGATGGTGACCTGCTTGACGAACTTTTGGACAATACGACCATAAGCAAGTGGGACCATGCAAAGCAACAGAGCAATACGCTTTTCCAGATGCAGGGCAACAGCTGCAATACCACCAAGGCGACACCGAATTTCAGCGGTGACATTCTGGGTGACTGGCGCGAGGAAGTCATCTTGCACGATGGAGCCTCCAAGCTTTACATTTACACGACGACCACGCCTACCGAACATCGCATGTACACGCTTGCGCACGACCCGGTTTATCGCAATGGCATGAGCTGGCAGAATACCGCCTACAACCAGCCGCCGCATCTGGGCTTTTGGCTGCATGGCAACAAGGGCAAGTTCCCGAAGCCGGACATCGTGCTGATAGGCGACAACACGCCGAAGGCGGCCGCGATAGTCAAGCAGGGCGCAGGTAGTTCGAGCCAGGTGATTGTGAAGGGTGATTCGATTGTCCCGTTCACCTTCGCGATCCAGCATGCGGATGGGGCGAATGTTGACGGGCTCCCGGCAGGCGTGACGGCCGTGTGGAATGCGACGACATCATCGCTCTATTTTAGCGGGACTCCCGTTGTTGAGGGCGAGTTTACCTATACGATTACGACGAAAGGCGGGAATGCTGACTTTGGCGAAGCGACTCGCAACGGAAAATTCACCATCCTGAGTGTCGTGGAATCGGGACCTGCTCCTCTTATGGTTCGGAGCGATATCGAGGCGGCGGTACCGACCGATGCAAAGGGAGCCTTTGCCGACAACCACGAGAATTTCCGCGGCACGGGATTCTACGATTTCGAAAACAGTCTCGATAGCTACGGCATTTACCACCTGGTTTCGCCGAAGGAATACAAGAATGCAACGATGGTGTTGCGCTACGCCCACGGCAAAACGGATACGCGTCGCATTATGGTGAAGATGAATGAAGACCTGGTCGGTTCGCTGACGTTCAAGCCCACTGCCGATTGGGATACCTGGGATAGCGTCTCGGTGGGTGTTTCGCTCCAGAAGGGGTTGAATGTGCTTTATCTGAAATCGCTGGAAGAGGCGGGTGCACCGAACGTCGACCAGATCGGTTTTGATGTCGAAGGCGTGGTGCTTTTTGAGGATTCGACGCAACTCTCGGCGATAGACACCTTGAGCGCTGAAGTCGCGGGAGATTCTTCGGGAACGACGGGGCTTACCCGTGGCGATTACACCGCAGAAGACGACTTTGCAGGTAACATTCGCATTGCTGCCGGAATACACCTGAATCTTGCAGATGGTACGCTGATTGCCCGCGAATCGGGGTATGCCCAGGTGGATTTCTTTGACATGACTGGCCACCAGGTGGCGCGCCTTGCAAGAAATGTTCCGGCAGGAGCGTCTGACTTGTCCCGCGAAATCAGGGCTCTCCCCGAGGGCGTCTACATGGTCCGTGTCAAGTTCAATGGCCGCACGATGCAGAATGCGGTGCAGGTAAGAGTAGAACGGTAGTTTCCTAACTAAACGATACGTCCCGGCGGAAGCCGGGGCGTTTTTTTGCACCGCAGGTGCCCACGAAGAAACTTGTTTCGAGTGTAGGGAGGGTCTTAGGGAGGGTGGAGCCCTCCCTAGTCTCATAACTCCGTAGTCCGCGGACAACTGGAAATTTCTTTTACCCTACCCCCGGAGCAAATCCGAGGGTATTTTTGTGGGCAGAAAGGAGTTATGTATGGGATGTTTGAACTCTATTCGCGTATTGGGCCTCTCGGCGGCGCTTGCCTTTGCCGCATCGCCCGTCATCAAGGTCGATTTTGACATGAGCGGCCGCAATTCGAGCGAGGTTACGGAACCGAATTACGTGCCCTGGGTGGTTTCGGGTGTCGCTTCGAAAGATACGACGCTTTCGGGCGTGAAGGTGAATGTTGCCGGAAGCGCGAACCTCAAGGCCAACTGGTACAAGGCCGGGGTGCAATCCCCGAGCTATGCGCGCCTTGTGTGCGACGGCGTGATGGTCGAAGGCGGCGGGGCGATTACGCTCACCTTCTCGAATCTTGCGGCAGGGACGCACAGCCTCCTTTTGTACCTGAACAATGTCGATGGGACGGCGGTAAGCAACAGCATCGATGTCTATGTGAACAACTCGAAGCAGACGTCGGTCAAGCCCACGAATCGTGCGCTCTCGACAGGCGAGGCGGCGATTGCCTACGTGACTTTTAATGTAAGCGGTACGGGTGCCTCGACCGCGATAAAGTTGAATACGGGCACGGTTACCCTGAACGGCTTTGAACTGAACGTGCCCAATGCGGCGGCACAGGCGACAGGGCCTTCGCCTGCGGATCTGGATTATCACGCTTCGCACGAAAACGGAGCGCTGACACTTTCGTGGACGGTGGCGAAGTCGGCCGTAAAGCATCGCGTCTATTTCGGGACGGACTCGCTGTCCGTTTTTGCGGCGACGACCACTAACACTGCGGTTTACAAGGGCGAACAATCTGGAAACTCGTATAAGGTGAGTGGTACGACTCCGCTCCAGACCTACTACTGGCGCATCGATGAAGTCGATGCGAACGGAACGGTCACGGCAGGGAATGTCTGGTCGTTCAAGCCGGGCCGCGTCGCGTTCGAGGGTGCCGAAGGTTATGGCCGCAACGCCCTGGGTGGCCGCGGCGGCAAGGTGGTGTACGTGACGAACCTGAACGACGACGGTGCTGGCTCCTTGCGCGAGGCGTGCACGGCAGAAATTGGCCCGCGTACCATCGTGTTCAAGGTGTCGGGAATGATCCAACTGAAATCGCGCCTGGTCTGCAATCAGGATTACGTGACGATTGCGGGGCAGACGGCTCCCGGCAAGGGTATTACCATCAAGAGCGCTCCCATCGGGTTCACGGGCAAGGACATGGTCATCCGCTTCATGCGTGTGCGCCTGGGCTACGGTGCGACCTACGATGGTATGGGGCTCACCGGTGGCGACCACAGCATATTGGACCATGCGAGTATCAGCTGGACGATTGACGAAGCCTTCAGTAGCCGAGGCGGCAAGAACCTTACGCTGCAGCGCACGCTGATTTCGGAAGCGCTGAACATTGCGGACCACCAGAATTACCCTGTCGGGACGGGACACGGGTATGCGGCGACTATCGGCGGCGATATCGGCAGCTTCCACCACAACCTGCTTGCACACAATGCGGGCCGCAACTGGAGCCTGGGCGGTGGCCTCGACGGGAACGGCTACTATGCGGGTCGTCTTGACATATTCAACAACGTTGTCTATAACTGGGTGAGCCGCGTGACCGATGGCGGTGCGCATGAGGTAAACTTCGTGGGCAATTACTACAAGGAGGGCGCCGCTACTACCTTGCACGGCTATACATTGCGTGCGCAGTTCGAAGGTACGGGCAAAGGCTCGCAGGCGTATTACTACCACAACAACGTTCTCGAGGCTGCGGGCGGCAAGTTCACCTGCGACGGCACCAACGACAATTGCGGTCGCGAGTATTCGCTTTCCGGCGGGCAGGTGCTGGATTGGGAACCCTGGAACAGCAAGCCTTTCTTTGCCTCGTATGCGACTGTCCAGAGCGCGAAGGCCGCCTACAAGGATGTGCTGAGCGATGTGGGCCAGCGCATGCCGGTACTTGACAATCACGACACCCGCGTGATAAACGAGACCAAGAACGGAACCTACAGCATGAAGGGCTCCGTGGGTGGCATGGCGGGCATTCCCGACCGCGAAACCGACGTGAAGGATACGGCGAACATCAAGGGCTGGGAGCCTTACCCGAGCGAGATCCGGGCCGACGACTACGATAGCGATTTGGACGGGCTTCCGGACTGGTGGGAAAATATGTACGGGTACAATCCGAAGTCGAAGAGTGGTGACTTTAGCGAAGCGAACAGGGAC
This region includes:
- a CDS encoding glycoside hydrolase family 43 protein, which encodes MGVLETFRAACVALSLAAVAAFAASVAVHDPSVIVVYKDAGGNSYPENDAAKSRMKYYYIFGTMNGAAYSRDMLDWTPFTPQLSRGGTVYVTGNEARDDYYSVFKAEADYAEHTNSATAKGNLWAPDIVWNKKLKKWCLYFSMAGEDWKSSIVLLTSDKIEGPYEYKGAVVYGGMDKQTAGSAANADYAKVTGSSTIDERYYIASNGVTNLGKWDGGYGSSCIDPNVFYDEDGNLWLLYGSWSGGLFLVKLDESTGLRDYSYKYGNNGAAKWSGTSMLEDPYMGIHVGGGYYVSGEGSYIQYFKDADGNGYYYLFVSYGFYSPEGGYTMRVFRSKDVKGPYVDVDGTPAIFEKFILNYWGNTDRGFPIVANYRWSFWAEDRAEIADGHNSLLRDDDGGMYLVYHRKFNNHTGWHNVETHQLFFNRMGWIVAAPFEYHEGYGLPARALDRSDIAGPYKVIMHNPPRNNPQTWEDSVAVNQEQNMQLNADGTVTGAYTGTWDYDYAKGRSYVTLTLGGTVYEGVVLDQLQNDMSKRTLTFSAMNKAGNRAFWGYRVPKTEVLQDARYYGDSVKVVGKKDFSTAWDAYDEFESVKVSGNFVAEFEFRNKVKSGAENWNNWVLVFRNGGDMWYLRADGYSVETLGGENTVHYWNAWGENWDAFKKMYDGAKVRLRAEKDGYLINVYAFLRGAAKDGSDSLVYAVTATGTPVGDYEILLGADAASFELSRVAYGTLENRIVAGTINDGGEYNVAFNAQKTAEYKVSGDFSATFRFMNYGNKPVYGLADANKVNNWDNYIVRATAGGATTLLRADAFAMDNAGTFDYDFDWNWDDFAGIMRNAEVVMDVSREKDVVTYSARITAQDGKAYHYKAVNRGASTAEMLLGFTCEKSVVDLLSVSVNSVAGDSTQIQVEDPDSSTTSFAVRNGVETGRSLQDMRGAKVYDVRGRLLGTADSPRVKEMRLRKTRQPVFAK
- a CDS encoding carbohydrate-binding protein, which codes for MMKKLWMFGLSLALGVGMSQAARQMEWLNRGLVAVKTGGGVFLSWRVLGTEGSETGFNLYRDGEKIASLSGTQASNYTDAKGTTSSRYSVKAVINGKELASDEAVPVWGEQFLTVNLDRPAGGSDYTYSPNDIAVGDVDGDGEFELVLKWDPSNSKDNSQKGKTGNVIIDCYKMSGKKLWRIDLGVNIRAGAHYTQMLVGDYDGDGKAELAVKTAPGTKDASGKYLSKGAAANAAHTSDYRNSSGYILTGDEYLTVFNGETGLEMATVAYNPGRGTVKNWGDSYGNRVDRFLATNAYLDGKKPSMVFQRGYYTRMALTAYDWDGKSLTQRWYHNSATSGKECYGQGNHNLSAGDVDGDGFDEIMQGNCAIDHDGKFMYRVGYGHGDAIHFGDLDPDNDGLEVWQVHEEKPYGYNLHDARTGKVLFYETSSGDNGRGVAGDVDSNSRGHELWSAANWNTYTAKGKIWKADKRPAYNFRIYWDGDLLDELLDNTTISKWDHAKQQSNTLFQMQGNSCNTTKATPNFSGDILGDWREEVILHDGASKLYIYTTTTPTEHRMYTLAHDPVYRNGMSWQNTAYNQPPHLGFWLHGNKGKFPKPDIVLIGDNTPKAAAIVKQGAGSSSQVIVKGDSIVPFTFAIQHADGANVDGLPAGVTAVWNATTSSLYFSGTPVVEGEFTYTITTKGGNADFGEATRNGKFTILSVVESGPAPLMVRSDIEAAVPTDAKGAFADNHENFRGTGFYDFENSLDSYGIYHLVSPKEYKNATMVLRYAHGKTDTRRIMVKMNEDLVGSLTFKPTADWDTWDSVSVGVSLQKGLNVLYLKSLEEAGAPNVDQIGFDVEGVVLFEDSTQLSAIDTLSAEVAGDSSGTTGLTRGDYTAEDDFAGNIRIAAGIHLNLADGTLIARESGYAQVDFFDMTGHQVARLARNVPAGASDLSREIRALPEGVYMVRVKFNGRTMQNAVQVRVER